A genomic stretch from Arachis stenosperma cultivar V10309 chromosome 3, arast.V10309.gnm1.PFL2, whole genome shotgun sequence includes:
- the LOC130969997 gene encoding uncharacterized protein LOC130969997 isoform X2, with the protein MKPQNGGVSRVQKGNHSTQVEGPNWILIAAGALLSTLSVRLGYKLKQALDSKPKQNSTSVPKGTGSHMELKCPPNGQTLSESDGALPLVTVPATEYNKENGVMWACSPDRLELPSKPFHHSNCSDSPCVSESGSDIFSKREVIQKLRQQLKRRDDMILEMQDQIAELQSSLNAQLGLSSHLQMQLESANRELFDSEREIQRLRKAIADHCVGRVPHDKSSTVAAWPAEARNGHANGHLDGENNLESPEKTRDDEERIEMLRKQVGELKEVIEGKEFLLQSYKEQKAELSLKIRELQHRLDSQLPNIL; encoded by the exons ATGAAACCGCAGAACGGTGGGGTGTCTAGAGTTCAAAAAGGAAATCATTCTACTCAAGTTGAAGGGCCTAATTGGATTCTTATTGCTGCCGGTGCTTTGTTGAGTACATTATCCGTTCGTCTTGGTTACAAATTGAAGCAGGCACTTGATTCGAAGCCAAAGCAGAATTCAACTAGTGTTCCAAAAG GAACTGGAAGTCATATGGAACTTAAGTGCCCACCAAACGGCCAGACATTGAGTGAATCTGATGGTGCCCTCCCTTTGGTGACTGTTCCTGCTACTGAATATAACAAGGAAAATGGTGTCATGTGGGCATGCTCTCCTGACCGTCTTGAATTGCCTTCGAAGCCATTCCACCATTCAAACTGCTCAGATTCTCCATGTGTATCTGAATCTGGGTCCGATATTTTTAGCAAGCGGGAAGTCATACAGAAACTGCGGCAACAATTGAAGAGAAGAGATGATATGATCCTAGAGATGCAAGATCAAATAGCTGAATTGCAAAGCTCACTCAATGCTCAGCTCGGACTATCTTCTCATTTGCAAATGCAGCTTGAATCTGCAAACAGAGAGTTATTTGACTCGGAGAGAGAGATCCAACGTCTGAGGAAAGCAATCGCTGATCACTGTGTTGGACGTGTTCCACACGATAAATCTTCCACCGTCGCTGCCTGGCCAGCTGAGGCTAGAAACGGCCATGCAAATGGCCATCTAGATGGGGAGAATAATTTGGAGTCCCCTGAGAAAACAAGGGATGATGAGGAGAGAATCGAGATGCTTAGAAAGCAAGTAGGAGAGTTGAAAGAGGTAATTGAAGGGAAAGAATTCTTGCTCCAGAGCTACAAGGAACAGAAGGCAGAGTTGTCTCTGAAAATCAGGGAATTGCAACATAGATTGGATTCTCAGCTGCCTAACATTTTGTAG
- the LOC130969997 gene encoding uncharacterized protein LOC130969997 isoform X1 produces the protein MKPQNGGVSRVQKGNHSTQVEGPNWILIAAGALLSTLSVRLGYKLKQALDSKPKQNSTSVPKGNGKPFNMRKSPDCFMQSNGYSHAQDNHGCFSCNSGTGSHMELKCPPNGQTLSESDGALPLVTVPATEYNKENGVMWACSPDRLELPSKPFHHSNCSDSPCVSESGSDIFSKREVIQKLRQQLKRRDDMILEMQDQIAELQSSLNAQLGLSSHLQMQLESANRELFDSEREIQRLRKAIADHCVGRVPHDKSSTVAAWPAEARNGHANGHLDGENNLESPEKTRDDEERIEMLRKQVGELKEVIEGKEFLLQSYKEQKAELSLKIRELQHRLDSQLPNIL, from the exons ATGAAACCGCAGAACGGTGGGGTGTCTAGAGTTCAAAAAGGAAATCATTCTACTCAAGTTGAAGGGCCTAATTGGATTCTTATTGCTGCCGGTGCTTTGTTGAGTACATTATCCGTTCGTCTTGGTTACAAATTGAAGCAGGCACTTGATTCGAAGCCAAAGCAGAATTCAACTAGTGTTCCAAAAG GAAATGGAAAACCTTTCAACATGAGGAAATCCCCAGATTGCTTTATGCAGTCTAATGGATATTCCCATGCACAAGATAATCATGGCTGCTTTAGCTGCAATTCAG GAACTGGAAGTCATATGGAACTTAAGTGCCCACCAAACGGCCAGACATTGAGTGAATCTGATGGTGCCCTCCCTTTGGTGACTGTTCCTGCTACTGAATATAACAAGGAAAATGGTGTCATGTGGGCATGCTCTCCTGACCGTCTTGAATTGCCTTCGAAGCCATTCCACCATTCAAACTGCTCAGATTCTCCATGTGTATCTGAATCTGGGTCCGATATTTTTAGCAAGCGGGAAGTCATACAGAAACTGCGGCAACAATTGAAGAGAAGAGATGATATGATCCTAGAGATGCAAGATCAAATAGCTGAATTGCAAAGCTCACTCAATGCTCAGCTCGGACTATCTTCTCATTTGCAAATGCAGCTTGAATCTGCAAACAGAGAGTTATTTGACTCGGAGAGAGAGATCCAACGTCTGAGGAAAGCAATCGCTGATCACTGTGTTGGACGTGTTCCACACGATAAATCTTCCACCGTCGCTGCCTGGCCAGCTGAGGCTAGAAACGGCCATGCAAATGGCCATCTAGATGGGGAGAATAATTTGGAGTCCCCTGAGAAAACAAGGGATGATGAGGAGAGAATCGAGATGCTTAGAAAGCAAGTAGGAGAGTTGAAAGAGGTAATTGAAGGGAAAGAATTCTTGCTCCAGAGCTACAAGGAACAGAAGGCAGAGTTGTCTCTGAAAATCAGGGAATTGCAACATAGATTGGATTCTCAGCTGCCTAACATTTTGTAG